A stretch of the Ptychodera flava strain L36383 chromosome 18, AS_Pfla_20210202, whole genome shotgun sequence genome encodes the following:
- the LOC139116699 gene encoding uncharacterized protein yields MNNTVSCDHLDGNCLCKSGWTGKTCNEKVKEPCLPGRYGENCEEMCECMTNTTRRCDQFNGTCYCDIGWTGTDCSEPIVDGFEQTGDSTNSVAIAVVVIVLVGVIAVIVFVVLFIILRRRKANGKQIFWRFCRGRRHSNSDGGAADVDDTIQYANIVSSTSEEETSNQTGSKLAVYAVVDKKKHGKKTEALDKEMHDDLTATESGKGRLDNKSETEGAADVSNSPQALDLTYNEVDRTGKLYRPNTAGSDVGYDSLKPDVSEGIADYTSCPREQLDDDNRYDGLDRTGKAYRPERVTMTTDSEYDRLTAEDSVNPGTTDEYSIAAEPGMVDEYSSIDRTGKDYRSDTETNYDKLRMN; encoded by the exons ATGAACAATACAGTGTCATGTGACCATCTTGACGGAAACTGTCTGTGTAAATCTGGATGGACTGGAAAAACGTGCAATGAAA AGGTCAAAGAACCCTGCCTTCCTGGACGATACGGtgaaaattgtgaagaaatgtgCGAGTGTATGACAAACACAACAAGGCGTTGTGATCAATTCAATGGTACTTGTTACTGTGACATTGGATGGACTGGAACAGACTGCAGTGAACCAATAGTTG ATGGTTTCGAACAAACTGGCGACTCTACCAATTCCGTTGCTATTGCTGTTGTCGTTATCGTCCTAGTGGGCGTTATAGCTGTGATAGTATTCGTTGTGCTGTTCATCATTCTCAGGAGAAGAAAGGC GaacggaaaacaaattttttggaGATTTTGCCGAGGTAGAAGACATAGTAATTCTGACGGAG GAGCTGCAGATGTAGACGACACGATTCAGTACGCAAACATCGTTAGTTCTACGTCTGAAGAAGAAACATCGAATCAAACTGGCTCTAAACTTGCCGTTTATGCAGTCGTAGATAAGAAGAAACACGGGAAGAAAACTGAAGCCTTAGACAAAGAAATGCACGATGATCTCACCGCTACTGAAAGTGGCAAGGGCAGACTTGACAACAAGAGTGAGACAGAGGGCGCTGCCGACGTTTCTAACTCTCCACAGGCACTGGATCTGACCTACAATGAAGTAGATCGTACAGGCAAACTTTATCGGCCAAACACTGCTGGCTCAGATGTAGGCTACGACAGCCTAAAACCCGATGTCTCAGAAGGAATAGCAGACTACACTTCATGTCCTCGTGAACAGCTTGACGATGATAACAGATACGATGGCCTCGACCGTACTGGGAAAGCCTATCGTCCAGAGCGTGTAACGATGACGACGGACTCGGAGTATGACAGACTGACGGCGGAGGACAGTGTCAATCCCGGCACTACAGATGAGTATTCCATCGCTGCAGAACCTGGGATGGTAGATGAGTACAGCAGCATTGATCGCACTGGGAAAGATTACAGATCAGACACAGAAACCAACTATGACAAACTTAGAATGAATTAG